In Hymenobacter sublimis, a single genomic region encodes these proteins:
- a CDS encoding YybH family protein, which yields MKPLLLVTAGALLTACATTPRGTADSAATRQAIAQVLATQTAAWNRGDVAGFMQGYWQNDSLVFIGKSGLTYGWQPTLDNYRRSYPTAAAMGQLDFSNLRIQPLSPDAAQVIGRWHLARPAQGDLQGHFLLVFRRIAGQWVVVADHSS from the coding sequence ATGAAACCGCTTTTACTTGTTACTGCTGGCGCGCTGCTAACGGCTTGCGCTACCACGCCGCGAGGCACTGCTGACTCAGCCGCTACGCGCCAGGCCATTGCGCAGGTGCTGGCTACTCAAACCGCCGCCTGGAACCGCGGCGACGTGGCCGGCTTCATGCAGGGCTACTGGCAGAATGATTCGTTGGTGTTCATCGGCAAAAGCGGCCTAACCTACGGCTGGCAGCCTACCCTCGACAATTACCGTCGCAGCTACCCCACCGCGGCCGCCATGGGTCAACTCGACTTTTCCAACCTTCGGATTCAGCCCCTAAGCCCGGATGCTGCCCAGGTTATCGGGCGCTGGCACCTGGCTCGCCCTGCCCAGGGCGACCTGCAAGGACACTTCTTGCTCGTCTTTCGCCGTATTGCCGGGCAGTGGGTAGTCGTGGCGGACCATTCAAGCTAG